A window of Corallococcus macrosporus DSM 14697 contains these coding sequences:
- a CDS encoding double-CXXCG motif protein, protein MSLSTKRRFFWMQEDRAAAAKHGGEINAWHTLSLPGVICGTCGETWANTGHEYPCVDLSQLPERKAFERPRPEPFPEFARLREQVRPLTPPHSELPPGTGFGPLVGRASGTFGPFAWVWGQKLLVRRDALTQLKTEGIRGLHACPTQLRFRQKDPPALLELQIPPHGRLHPDCIPSDEPSPCVTCGRWGLARPEVPILDAASLPTDMDLFKVGNFATMVVGTERFVEAVHRLGLDGIRFQELPARDGVAPPHGM, encoded by the coding sequence ATGTCGCTGTCGACGAAGCGCCGTTTCTTCTGGATGCAAGAGGACCGGGCCGCGGCGGCGAAGCACGGAGGAGAAATCAACGCCTGGCACACGCTGTCACTCCCCGGCGTGATTTGCGGCACCTGCGGTGAGACGTGGGCCAACACGGGCCACGAGTACCCGTGCGTCGACCTGTCACAACTGCCAGAGCGCAAGGCATTTGAGCGGCCCAGGCCCGAGCCCTTCCCTGAGTTCGCGCGCCTCCGCGAGCAGGTCCGCCCCCTGACCCCTCCCCATTCGGAACTGCCGCCTGGAACGGGCTTCGGTCCCTTGGTGGGACGTGCCTCGGGGACATTCGGCCCCTTTGCCTGGGTGTGGGGGCAGAAGCTGCTCGTGCGACGCGACGCCCTGACGCAGCTGAAGACTGAAGGCATTCGGGGCCTTCACGCCTGCCCGACGCAGCTTCGTTTCCGGCAGAAAGACCCGCCCGCTCTACTTGAGCTTCAGATACCGCCCCATGGCCGCCTGCATCCGGACTGCATCCCGTCCGATGAGCCTTCGCCCTGTGTGACGTGTGGTCGCTGGGGACTGGCTCGGCCGGAGGTGCCCATCCTCGATGCGGCCTCGCTCCCCACGGACATGGACCTGTTCAAGGTGGGGAACTTCGCCACGATGGTGGTCGGCACGGAACGGTTCGTGGAGGCTGTGCACCGCCTGGGCCTGGATGGCATCCGCTTCCAGGAACTTCCCGCGCGAGATGGCGTGGCGCCGCCTCACGGCATGTAG
- the fdhD gene encoding formate dehydrogenase accessory sulfurtransferase FdhD, producing the protein MPPEDARGVTQRPVQRWDGAALLPARDDDLAVEEPLEIRVSGDTVATTMRTPGHDRALAVGFLFAEGIIQSANDLGTLAHCGRLGEEGFGNVIEVTPAAGVLLDVERVSAARRGTLTTSACGVCGRRDVDDLLAVCPALPPGPALPPDAVARATGHLRQVQRNFARTGGVHAAVALDAQGHLLSAHEDVGRHNAVDKVVGALVLQGLVRGPRDTAPAPLTRQPAILAVSGRVSFEIIQKAAMARIPIVAGVSAASSLAVDLALRAGMTLATFVRNGRFNVYTGAERLLQV; encoded by the coding sequence CTGCCCCCGGAGGACGCCCGCGGCGTCACGCAGCGCCCCGTCCAGCGGTGGGACGGGGCCGCCCTCCTCCCCGCCCGGGATGACGACCTCGCGGTGGAGGAGCCGCTGGAGATTCGCGTCAGCGGGGACACGGTGGCCACCACCATGCGCACCCCGGGGCATGACCGCGCGCTGGCCGTGGGCTTCCTCTTCGCCGAGGGCATCATCCAGAGCGCGAATGATTTGGGCACCCTGGCGCACTGCGGCCGGCTCGGCGAGGAGGGCTTCGGCAACGTCATCGAGGTCACCCCCGCCGCCGGCGTCCTCCTCGACGTGGAGCGCGTCAGCGCCGCGCGCCGGGGCACCCTCACCACCTCCGCCTGTGGCGTGTGCGGCCGGCGCGACGTGGACGACCTGCTCGCCGTGTGCCCGGCCCTGCCCCCCGGCCCCGCGCTCCCCCCGGACGCCGTGGCCCGCGCCACCGGGCACCTGCGCCAGGTGCAGCGCAACTTCGCCCGCACCGGAGGCGTCCACGCCGCCGTCGCGCTCGACGCACAAGGCCACCTCCTGAGCGCCCATGAGGACGTGGGCCGCCACAACGCCGTGGACAAGGTGGTGGGCGCGCTCGTCCTCCAGGGCCTCGTGCGGGGTCCCCGGGACACCGCCCCCGCCCCTTTGACGCGTCAGCCCGCAATCCTCGCCGTCAGTGGACGCGTCAGCTTCGAGATCATCCAGAAGGCCGCCATGGCGCGAATCCCCATCGTCGCGGGCGTCTCGGCGGCCAGCTCCCTGGCGGTGGACCTGGCCCTGCGTGCTGGCATGACGCTGGCCACGTTCGTCCGGAACGGGCGCTTCAACGTCTACACGGGCGCCGAGCGCCTGCTACAGGTCTAA
- the epsV gene encoding PCP family exopolysaccharide biosynthesis protein EpsV, whose amino-acid sequence MTVPAPGAPGPRPQLVPPPQPAFTPERPETNAPADLIDWGFVIDAVFYLKNAVLRHWFLALVVMGAVSAMAVGVSKIMPRKYRVETRMLTQRNFIISSLANPGRSIPVDADQPTRAAWEMVMKYDNLKSIVAKAKLVEYWELQRSPMSRLKEKVLRKPPAPMSDEDKRDALTAMLEQAMIVGVEGGTGTVSIGVEWSDPQLALDIVKAAQQNFLDMRQAAEMGAVQEAITILEKQVVEEAAGIQTAIGQLNAAVKRAEARLKKEEAKKGRKGGAAAAANAALGINTDHLLAQMRFMIQTKRRAIGDVEDFRSRRLTELRNQLSEQRVIYSPQHPIITDLEQRISSLQEDSPQLIALRSEMTELINEYVRNGGDPAELESGLATAALGGATLGGPAASDDPEVSVAADTVRMLVMRHQEKTRRLDQARTELEISRASMKHRFSVLSPPTFPERPSKPKVKLIVAAGVVGGIGLGIFAALALDIIRRRILEKWQVERILKLPVLAELERR is encoded by the coding sequence GTGACGGTCCCCGCGCCCGGGGCTCCCGGGCCGCGCCCCCAGCTGGTGCCGCCGCCGCAGCCCGCCTTCACTCCGGAGCGCCCGGAGACGAACGCGCCGGCGGACCTCATCGACTGGGGCTTCGTCATCGACGCGGTCTTCTATTTGAAGAACGCGGTGCTGCGGCACTGGTTCCTCGCCCTGGTGGTGATGGGCGCGGTGTCCGCCATGGCGGTGGGCGTCAGCAAAATCATGCCGCGCAAGTACCGCGTGGAGACGCGGATGCTGACGCAGCGCAACTTCATCATCTCCTCGCTGGCCAACCCGGGGCGCTCCATCCCCGTGGACGCGGACCAGCCCACGCGCGCCGCGTGGGAGATGGTGATGAAGTACGACAACCTCAAGTCCATCGTCGCGAAGGCGAAGCTGGTGGAGTACTGGGAGCTCCAGCGCTCGCCCATGAGCCGGCTGAAGGAGAAGGTGCTGCGCAAGCCGCCCGCGCCCATGTCGGACGAGGACAAGCGCGACGCGCTCACCGCCATGCTGGAGCAGGCGATGATTGTCGGCGTGGAGGGCGGCACGGGCACGGTCTCCATCGGCGTGGAGTGGAGCGACCCGCAGCTCGCGCTCGACATCGTGAAGGCCGCGCAGCAGAACTTCCTGGACATGCGCCAGGCGGCGGAGATGGGCGCGGTGCAGGAGGCCATCACCATCCTGGAGAAGCAGGTGGTGGAGGAGGCCGCGGGCATCCAGACGGCCATTGGCCAGCTCAACGCGGCGGTGAAGCGCGCGGAGGCGCGGCTGAAGAAGGAAGAGGCGAAGAAGGGGCGCAAGGGCGGCGCCGCGGCCGCGGCCAACGCCGCGCTGGGCATCAACACCGACCACCTGCTGGCGCAGATGCGCTTCATGATTCAGACGAAGCGCCGGGCCATCGGGGACGTGGAGGACTTCCGCTCGCGGCGGCTGACGGAGCTGCGCAACCAGCTGTCCGAGCAGCGCGTCATCTATTCACCGCAGCACCCCATCATCACCGACCTGGAGCAGCGCATCTCCTCGCTCCAGGAGGACTCGCCGCAGCTCATCGCGCTGCGCTCGGAGATGACGGAGCTCATCAACGAGTACGTGCGCAACGGCGGCGACCCGGCCGAGCTGGAGTCCGGCCTGGCGACGGCCGCGCTGGGCGGCGCGACGCTGGGCGGGCCGGCCGCGTCGGATGACCCGGAGGTGTCGGTGGCGGCGGACACGGTGCGCATGTTGGTGATGCGGCACCAGGAGAAGACGCGGCGGCTGGACCAGGCGCGCACGGAGCTGGAGATTTCGCGCGCGTCCATGAAGCACCGCTTCAGCGTGCTGTCGCCGCCCACCTTCCCGGAGCGGCCGTCCAAGCCGAAGGTGAAGCTCATCGTCGCCGCGGGCGTGGTGGGCGGCATCGGTCTGGGCATCTTCGCGGCGCTGGCGCTGGACATCATCCGCCGGCGCATCCTGGAGAAGTGGCAGGTCGAGCGGATTCTGAAGCTCCCCGTGCTGGCGGAGCTGGAGCGTCGCTGA
- the epsX gene encoding exopolysaccharide export protein EpsX — protein MLGTVLTVAMLEVSSASVSYATAARVDSRLRSNEDPAPEAPSVAGDTDITPLLGLELRDGNAALQVEYAPRISLREVTARARTEVQHMGRLAGLWRPERGLSLRLSEELVLGSVNLLTTDLGSLPGGTPGTDPDGPLRPPGGGGPLQPLPQADTVYFLSSATTLTADTGWLGRRWNLTGSGGFSISGGLDGPARESVPLQYGPRADVSVSHALSPLSALTTSVAFTLARFSTGANNTIVTLREAWGHRVDRRTALEAGAGVSVVNSIPVPPAEGEPEPGPLDGPRTELLPNLNLGVSHRVPSRTADFNGRADLRVVPFTDRLTARVYPRADLTLTGTWALGPRVRVSAIGGGAAAVGGSSGDSILSGGFTGSWILTRWVSVDTDLRGTWSRSPELPAARLTWAATLGLSVRQTGIL, from the coding sequence GTGCTGGGCACCGTCCTCACCGTCGCGATGCTGGAGGTGTCCTCCGCCTCCGTCAGCTACGCCACGGCCGCGCGCGTGGACTCGCGCCTGCGCTCCAACGAGGACCCCGCGCCCGAGGCCCCCTCCGTCGCGGGCGACACCGACATCACCCCGCTGCTGGGCCTGGAGCTTCGCGACGGCAACGCCGCGCTCCAGGTGGAGTACGCCCCGCGCATCAGCTTGCGGGAGGTCACCGCCCGCGCGCGCACCGAAGTCCAGCACATGGGCCGCCTGGCCGGCCTGTGGCGCCCCGAGCGCGGACTGTCCCTGCGCCTGTCGGAGGAGCTGGTGCTGGGCAGCGTCAACCTGCTCACCACGGACCTGGGCTCGCTGCCCGGAGGCACGCCGGGCACGGACCCGGACGGGCCGCTGCGTCCCCCCGGCGGCGGCGGCCCCCTGCAGCCGCTGCCCCAGGCGGACACCGTCTACTTCCTGTCCTCGGCCACCACGCTGACGGCGGACACCGGCTGGCTGGGGCGGCGGTGGAACCTCACCGGCTCCGGCGGCTTCTCCATCAGCGGCGGCCTGGACGGGCCCGCCCGCGAGTCCGTGCCGCTGCAGTACGGCCCGCGCGCGGACGTGTCCGTCAGCCACGCGCTGTCGCCGCTGAGCGCCCTCACCACCTCCGTGGCCTTCACCCTCGCGCGCTTCTCCACCGGGGCCAACAACACCATCGTCACGCTGCGCGAGGCCTGGGGGCACCGGGTGGACCGGCGCACCGCCCTGGAGGCCGGGGCGGGTGTGAGCGTGGTGAACTCCATCCCCGTGCCCCCCGCCGAGGGCGAGCCCGAGCCCGGCCCGCTGGACGGCCCGCGGACGGAGCTGCTCCCCAACCTGAATCTGGGGGTGAGCCACCGGGTTCCCTCGCGCACGGCGGACTTCAACGGCCGGGCGGACCTGCGCGTCGTCCCCTTCACGGACCGGCTGACGGCGCGCGTCTACCCCCGGGCGGACCTGACGCTGACGGGGACGTGGGCGCTGGGGCCCCGCGTCCGGGTGTCCGCCATCGGCGGCGGCGCCGCGGCCGTGGGGGGCTCCAGCGGGGACAGCATCCTCTCCGGGGGCTTCACGGGTTCCTGGATTCTCACACGGTGGGTGTCCGTGGATACCGACCTCCGCGGCACCTGGAGCCGCTCGCCCGAGTTGCCGGCGGCCCGGCTGACGTGGGCGGCGACGCTGGGCCTGTCCGTGCGGCAAACTGGTATCCTCTGA
- the mobA gene encoding molybdenum cofactor guanylyltransferase, whose protein sequence is MERSHTVFPEVTLAILAGGQGRRLSGVPKGLLEVEGRAVLERLLTLAPRFEDVLLVANVPGPYARFGLRTVADVVPGKGAPGGVHAALVAARTPWVVAVACDMPFITMAALRVLLDAREDSMDAVCFEVAGRLEPLLAAYRPALAPAWGDALATNPSMRELLSNVRTRLLPEETLRAVDPSLRSLANVNTPEDLARYGVALPSWRG, encoded by the coding sequence ATGGAGCGGAGCCACACGGTGTTTCCGGAGGTGACACTGGCCATCCTCGCGGGAGGGCAGGGCCGGCGCCTGTCGGGCGTGCCCAAGGGGCTGTTGGAGGTGGAGGGGCGCGCGGTGCTGGAGCGGCTGCTGACGCTGGCGCCGCGCTTCGAGGACGTGCTGCTGGTGGCGAACGTGCCCGGGCCCTACGCGCGCTTCGGGCTGCGCACGGTGGCGGACGTGGTGCCGGGGAAGGGCGCGCCGGGCGGCGTCCACGCGGCGCTGGTGGCCGCGCGCACGCCGTGGGTGGTGGCGGTGGCGTGCGACATGCCGTTCATCACGATGGCGGCCCTTCGGGTGTTGCTGGACGCGCGGGAGGACAGCATGGACGCGGTGTGCTTCGAGGTGGCGGGGCGGCTGGAGCCGTTGCTCGCGGCGTACCGGCCGGCGCTGGCCCCCGCGTGGGGGGACGCCTTGGCCACGAATCCATCGATGCGGGAGCTGTTGTCCAATGTGCGCACGCGGCTGCTGCCCGAGGAGACGTTGCGCGCGGTGGATCCATCACTGCGGTCCCTGGCGAATGTGAATACCCCCGAGGACCTGGCGCGCTACGGCGTGGCGCTGCCGTCTTGGCGGGGGTGA
- the epsY gene encoding exopolysaccharide export protein EpsY: protein MPSPHRQPASAPRRPWRSFACAALLLLAPACRGLGKYTWVDDYQEKPPPVDAAYRIAAGDLLNIRVWNQESLTTQARVREDGRISLLFLDDVEAAGHTPAMLSQQIQTRLKDYINHPVVTVALEMARPIKVTMVGEVNRIGPLEIEPGASVLEALAGAGGFTEYAHKDRIFVMRQEEGAELERIRFRYDDLIHAEGRAPAFRLRPGDVVVVE from the coding sequence ATGCCGTCCCCGCACCGCCAGCCCGCCTCCGCCCCGCGCCGTCCCTGGCGCTCGTTCGCCTGCGCCGCGCTGCTGCTGCTGGCGCCCGCCTGCCGGGGCCTGGGCAAGTACACGTGGGTGGATGACTACCAGGAGAAGCCGCCCCCGGTGGACGCGGCGTACCGCATCGCCGCGGGCGACTTGCTCAACATCCGCGTGTGGAACCAGGAGTCGCTCACCACGCAGGCCCGCGTGCGCGAGGACGGCCGCATCAGCCTGCTCTTCCTGGATGACGTGGAGGCCGCCGGCCACACGCCGGCCATGCTGTCGCAGCAAATCCAGACGCGGCTGAAGGACTACATCAACCACCCCGTCGTCACGGTGGCGCTGGAGATGGCGCGCCCCATCAAGGTGACCATGGTGGGCGAGGTCAACCGCATCGGCCCGCTGGAAATCGAGCCGGGCGCCAGCGTGCTGGAGGCCCTGGCCGGCGCGGGCGGCTTCACCGAGTACGCCCACAAGGACCGCATCTTCGTCATGCGCCAGGAGGAGGGCGCCGAGCTGGAGCGCATCCGCTTCCGCTACGACGACCTCATCCACGCCGAGGGACGCGCGCCCGCCTTCCGCCTGCGCCCCGGTGACGTGGTGGTGGTGGAGTAG
- the epsW gene encoding exopolysaccharide biosynthesis response regulator EpsW, which yields MESDLRTVLLVEDAPFFRKMLGDYLRDMGFKEVVELPSGRAALKHLETAARPDLVCLDLTLPDISGYDLCEHIRRTPAMADVPVLVVSARDLPEDKAHAEEAGANGYLGKPFTQEEFTRRVRSLLKSTGARRTP from the coding sequence ATGGAGTCCGACCTGCGCACGGTCCTCCTGGTGGAGGACGCCCCCTTCTTCCGGAAGATGCTGGGCGACTACCTGCGGGACATGGGTTTCAAGGAGGTGGTGGAGCTGCCCAGCGGCCGCGCCGCGCTCAAGCACCTGGAGACGGCCGCCCGTCCGGACCTCGTGTGTCTGGACCTGACGCTGCCGGACATCTCCGGGTACGACTTGTGCGAGCACATCCGCCGCACGCCGGCCATGGCGGACGTGCCGGTGCTGGTGGTGAGCGCGCGGGACTTGCCGGAGGACAAGGCGCACGCCGAGGAGGCCGGCGCCAACGGCTACCTGGGCAAGCCCTTCACCCAGGAGGAGTTCACCCGGCGGGTGCGGTCGCTGCTCAAGAGCACCGGGGCCAGGAGGACACCGTGA
- the epsZ gene encoding exopolysaccharide biosynthesis polyisoprenyl-phosphate hexose-1-phosphate transferase EpsZ produces the protein MDTMSGATASAAVVGAPGSANAPGHAIEEVQGPPRLAPGFAAKLNLTVDLVLLSVVLVGSAWLSGQLSAEAGWKVSGLVLAAWVVWIVTGTALCLYDSRFAERSKLDHVALVSVTTLAVVTVLALGSVAAPAVVTAPVVGPLLFIFWPVTLLLRLFVFRPVASQERPMDAVLIVGTGAMGRYTGEDLANRGRRQILGYVRFHDDNGSVGELPGPVMGSVDDLEGILRNTAVDEVYIAGNTLKQGESMQAAIKLAERFGVPFALPAHSFRLDRARPVERRAVADGFLHFAAVSPKPHQMAMKRLFDICVSAAALWALLPLLGIVALAVKFTSKGPIFFKQLRVGQNGKPFYMLKFRSMVVNAEELKEKLAAHNEQTGPVFKMKHDPRITGIGRFIRKFSIDELPQFINVLRGEMSIVGPRPPVPGEVAKYETWQRRRLSVRPGLTCIWQVSGRNQISFEEWMYLDMQYIDHWSLTSDLRLLLQTVPVVLTGRGAS, from the coding sequence GTGGACACGATGAGCGGCGCAACGGCAAGTGCGGCGGTGGTCGGTGCTCCTGGGTCGGCCAACGCTCCGGGACACGCAATTGAAGAGGTGCAGGGGCCGCCCAGGCTGGCTCCGGGGTTCGCGGCGAAGCTGAACCTCACGGTGGACCTCGTGCTGCTGTCGGTGGTGCTCGTGGGCTCGGCGTGGCTGAGCGGGCAGCTTTCGGCGGAGGCCGGTTGGAAGGTGTCGGGGCTGGTGCTGGCGGCGTGGGTGGTGTGGATTGTGACGGGCACCGCGCTGTGCCTGTACGACTCGCGCTTCGCCGAGCGCAGCAAGCTGGACCACGTGGCGCTGGTGTCGGTGACGACGCTGGCGGTGGTGACGGTGCTGGCGCTGGGCAGCGTGGCGGCGCCGGCGGTGGTGACGGCGCCGGTGGTGGGCCCGCTGCTGTTCATCTTCTGGCCAGTGACGCTGCTCTTGCGCCTGTTCGTCTTCCGTCCGGTGGCCTCGCAGGAGCGCCCCATGGACGCGGTGCTCATCGTGGGCACGGGCGCCATGGGCCGCTACACCGGCGAGGACCTGGCCAACCGTGGCCGCCGGCAGATTCTGGGCTACGTGCGCTTCCACGACGACAACGGCTCGGTGGGCGAATTGCCCGGCCCCGTCATGGGTTCGGTGGACGACCTGGAGGGCATCCTCCGCAACACCGCGGTGGATGAGGTGTACATCGCCGGCAACACGCTGAAGCAGGGCGAGTCCATGCAGGCGGCCATCAAGCTGGCCGAGCGCTTCGGCGTGCCCTTCGCGCTGCCCGCGCACAGCTTCCGCCTGGACCGCGCCCGCCCGGTGGAGCGCCGCGCGGTGGCCGACGGCTTCCTGCACTTCGCGGCGGTGAGCCCCAAGCCGCACCAGATGGCGATGAAGCGCCTGTTCGACATCTGCGTGTCCGCCGCGGCGCTGTGGGCGCTGCTGCCGCTCCTGGGCATCGTGGCGCTGGCGGTGAAGTTCACCTCCAAGGGCCCCATCTTCTTCAAGCAGCTGCGCGTGGGGCAGAACGGCAAGCCCTTCTACATGCTGAAGTTCCGCTCCATGGTGGTGAACGCCGAGGAGCTGAAGGAGAAGCTGGCCGCGCACAACGAGCAGACGGGCCCCGTCTTCAAGATGAAGCACGACCCGCGCATCACCGGCATCGGCCGCTTCATCCGCAAGTTCTCCATTGATGAGCTGCCCCAGTTCATCAACGTGCTGCGCGGGGAGATGAGCATCGTTGGGCCGCGCCCGCCGGTGCCCGGCGAGGTGGCCAAGTACGAGACGTGGCAGCGCCGCCGCCTGTCGGTGCGGCCCGGACTCACCTGCATCTGGCAGGTGTCGGGACGGAACCAGATTTCCTTCGAGGAGTGGATGTACCTGGACATGCAGTACATCGACCACTGGAGCCTGACGAGCGACCTGCGCCTGCTGCTCCAGACGGTGCCGGTGGTGCTCACCGGCCGCGGCGCCAGCTAG
- the glp gene encoding gephyrin-like molybdotransferase Glp codes for MPLTPLSAARQAAFDAIAPAAPERVPLLDAQGRFLAAPVTASRSLPGCDNSAMDGWAVRAEETQGATRDRPARLRVTGTVFAGGLPTTSLQPGAAARVFTGAPLPPGADAVVRQEAARPTQDGAFVDVFITVPPGNDVRRAGEEVVAGTPLFGAGLRVSAAVLGVLASLGATDVWVRPAPRVAVLATGDELVPPGAPALPHQVYESNLVLVAALAREAGADIRQLTRARDDEAALREALTRLAPQVDVLITTGGASVGDKDLVKRVLTALGARFFVDGVALKPGKPVAVARLGDAAVVVLPGNPGAATVAFDQLARPLLLKHQGVLETRRRVRAHLSEARHKQAGLTYLITTTLEARDGLAPRAVLRPQGAGQILQNVHGEGWALLPPGRADFAEGDLVDVELFDRPTFTSVGPQA; via the coding sequence ATGCCCCTCACGCCCCTCAGCGCCGCCCGGCAGGCCGCGTTCGACGCCATCGCCCCGGCGGCGCCCGAGCGCGTGCCCCTGCTCGACGCGCAGGGCCGGTTCCTCGCCGCCCCCGTCACCGCGTCCCGCTCGCTGCCCGGCTGTGACAACTCCGCCATGGACGGCTGGGCCGTACGCGCCGAGGAGACCCAGGGCGCCACCCGCGACCGGCCCGCCCGCCTGCGCGTCACCGGCACCGTCTTCGCCGGCGGCCTGCCCACCACGTCCCTCCAGCCCGGAGCGGCCGCGCGCGTCTTCACCGGCGCCCCCCTGCCCCCAGGCGCCGACGCCGTCGTCCGCCAGGAGGCCGCGCGCCCCACCCAGGACGGCGCCTTCGTGGACGTCTTCATCACCGTCCCCCCCGGCAACGACGTCCGCCGCGCGGGCGAAGAAGTCGTCGCCGGTACGCCCCTCTTCGGCGCGGGCCTGCGCGTGAGCGCGGCCGTGCTCGGGGTGCTCGCGTCCCTGGGCGCCACGGACGTCTGGGTGCGCCCCGCGCCGCGCGTCGCCGTGCTCGCCACCGGCGATGAGCTCGTCCCACCCGGCGCCCCCGCCCTGCCCCACCAGGTCTACGAGAGCAACCTCGTCCTGGTGGCCGCGCTCGCCCGCGAGGCCGGCGCCGACATCCGCCAGCTCACCCGCGCCCGCGATGACGAGGCCGCCCTGCGCGAGGCCCTCACCCGGCTGGCCCCCCAGGTGGACGTCCTGATCACCACCGGCGGCGCCTCGGTGGGCGACAAGGACCTGGTGAAGCGCGTCCTCACCGCGCTGGGCGCCCGCTTCTTCGTGGACGGCGTCGCGCTCAAGCCCGGCAAGCCCGTGGCCGTGGCCCGCCTGGGGGACGCCGCCGTCGTCGTGCTGCCCGGCAACCCGGGCGCGGCCACCGTCGCGTTCGACCAGCTCGCCCGCCCGCTCCTCCTCAAGCACCAGGGCGTCCTGGAGACGCGCCGCCGCGTCCGCGCCCACCTCTCCGAAGCGCGCCACAAGCAGGCCGGCCTCACCTACCTCATCACCACCACCTTGGAGGCCCGGGACGGGCTCGCGCCCCGCGCCGTGCTCCGCCCCCAGGGCGCCGGGCAGATTCTCCAGAACGTCCACGGCGAGGGCTGGGCCCTCCTCCCGCCCGGCCGCGCCGACTTCGCCGAGGGCGACCTCGTCGACGTCGAGCTCTTCGACCGGCCCACCTTCACCTCCGTGGGGCCCCAGGCATGA
- the wzx gene encoding exopolysaccharide biosynthesis flippase: protein MNSPSHSISQDAGERERSHEAMGAVRNGLQLGGSLLATYAIAMGVRFLLPAHLGPESFGRFNYADSFSAVFFIATHLGLEMYIRKEVSRRPEHASDFFGSTLLLRLGLTAVLMGVMALVMAHFDEPAEVRQLVYVFALAQSLIIINASVAALLHAKGKVAGLSVSNIVTKLVWGGGLLAVAVAGLPLPWLAVPLVASEAVKLGVGWYLARAHMGLTFKVDVPATLKVLKASLPFFITGAALAANGRLDVMLLGMVASHEEVGWYGAAWNIAGLTFFLNPVFGWVLMPLASRAAERSEAELTRLTRRAMEGTLAVTVPMMMLIVLGAPLWVGLMGGAFAESAMPLRLMSPLFVLAFVTMNAGLWLTMTNREWWVTITSVIGSVGLIPLLNLLLIPLMSDALGNGGGAAGTALSMLLMEICVTISLLGRMGKAAFDGRLVSMIAKTAAICVAIVALDQTLLASLNPWVRLTVEAVLYIVAVLATGAVRPGEVLQVVRIARRRGQPAPEAAPTP from the coding sequence GTGAACAGTCCCAGCCATTCCATTTCGCAGGACGCGGGCGAGCGCGAGCGCTCGCATGAGGCGATGGGCGCGGTGCGCAACGGGCTCCAGCTCGGGGGCTCGCTGCTGGCCACGTATGCCATCGCCATGGGCGTGCGCTTCCTGCTGCCGGCCCACCTGGGGCCGGAGAGCTTCGGGCGCTTCAACTACGCCGACAGCTTCTCCGCCGTCTTCTTCATCGCCACCCACCTGGGCCTGGAGATGTACATCCGCAAGGAGGTGTCGCGCCGGCCCGAGCACGCCAGCGACTTCTTCGGCAGCACGCTGCTCTTGCGGCTGGGCCTCACCGCGGTGCTGATGGGCGTCATGGCGCTGGTGATGGCCCACTTCGACGAGCCGGCCGAGGTGCGCCAGCTCGTCTACGTCTTCGCCCTGGCCCAGTCGCTCATCATCATCAACGCCTCCGTGGCCGCGCTGCTGCACGCCAAGGGCAAGGTGGCGGGGCTGTCCGTCTCCAACATCGTCACCAAGCTGGTGTGGGGCGGAGGCCTGCTGGCCGTCGCCGTGGCGGGCCTGCCGCTGCCGTGGCTGGCGGTGCCGCTGGTGGCGTCGGAGGCGGTGAAGCTGGGCGTGGGCTGGTACCTGGCCCGCGCGCACATGGGGCTCACCTTCAAGGTGGACGTGCCCGCCACGCTGAAGGTGCTCAAGGCCAGCCTGCCCTTCTTCATCACCGGCGCGGCGCTGGCGGCCAACGGCCGGCTGGACGTGATGCTGCTGGGCATGGTGGCCAGCCACGAAGAGGTGGGCTGGTACGGCGCGGCGTGGAACATCGCGGGCCTGACCTTCTTCCTCAACCCCGTCTTCGGCTGGGTGCTGATGCCGCTGGCGTCCCGCGCGGCCGAGCGCTCCGAGGCGGAGCTCACGCGGCTCACCCGCCGCGCCATGGAGGGCACGCTGGCCGTCACCGTGCCCATGATGATGCTCATCGTCCTGGGCGCGCCGCTGTGGGTGGGGCTGATGGGCGGCGCGTTCGCCGAGTCCGCCATGCCGCTGCGGCTGATGTCGCCGCTCTTCGTCCTGGCCTTCGTGACGATGAACGCCGGCCTGTGGCTCACCATGACGAACCGCGAGTGGTGGGTGACCATCACCAGCGTCATTGGCAGCGTGGGGCTGATTCCCCTGCTCAACCTGCTGCTGATTCCGCTGATGTCCGACGCCCTGGGCAACGGCGGCGGCGCGGCGGGCACGGCGCTGTCCATGCTGCTCATGGAAATCTGCGTCACCATCAGCCTGTTGGGGCGCATGGGCAAGGCGGCCTTCGACGGGCGCCTGGTGTCCATGATTGCCAAGACGGCCGCCATCTGCGTGGCCATCGTCGCGTTGGACCAGACCCTGCTGGCCTCCTTGAACCCGTGGGTGCGCCTCACCGTGGAAGCCGTGCTCTACATCGTCGCGGTGCTGGCCACCGGCGCGGTGCGCCCCGGCGAGGTGCTCCAGGTGGTGCGCATCGCCCGCCGCCGTGGACAACCCGCGCCCGAGGCCGCGCCCACCCCCTGA